In one window of Musa acuminata AAA Group cultivar baxijiao chromosome BXJ3-2, Cavendish_Baxijiao_AAA, whole genome shotgun sequence DNA:
- the LOC135631588 gene encoding expansin-B15-like — protein sequence MEVFAAMASSFRRLSSLLVFVGFLSLLRPCACYNRMNSSDTDLAMSPAVATWYGAAEGPGSTGGACGYGDGVAKAPFDSKIAAGGTSLYKSGKGCGACYQVACTANPACSGSPVTVVITDQCPGGPCASDAVHFDLSGAAFGAMAKPGQADALRSVGSIQIQYARVPCSYPGFHVAFRVDDGSNSNYLAVLPEFVNGDGEISAVEVGQGSSWTPMQNSWGALWKLNAPVPGPASIRLTSAVSSKTIVATNVIPAGWRPGATYDSNVNF from the exons ATGGAAGTCTTTGCAGCCATGGCCTCCTCCTTTCGTcgtctctcttctcttcttgttttcGTTGGTTTCCTTTCCCTGCTCCGCCCCTGCGCTTGCTACAACCGCATGAACTCGTCCGACACTGACTTGGCCATGTCGCCGGCTGTAGCCACCTGGTACGGGGCCGCCGAAGGCCCTGGAAGTACTG GTGGCGCATGCGGATATGGTGATGGGGTTGCCAAGGCTCCGTTCGATTCCAAGATAGCAGCAGGTGGTACTTCGCTGTACAAATCAGGCAAGGGATGTGGTGCTTGCTATCAG GTTGCGTGCACGGCGAACCCTGCATGCTCCGGGAGTCCGGTGACCGTGGTCATCACGGACCAGTGCCCCGGCGGCCCGTGTGCTTCCGACGCCGTCCATTTTGACCTCAGCGGGGCTGCCTTCGGGGCCATGGCGAAGCCTGGCCAAGCCGATGCGCTTCGCAGCGTGGGCTCCATTCAAATACAATACGCCAG AGTGCCCTGCAGCTACCCGGGCTTTCACGTCGCCTTCAGGGTGGACGACGGATCCAACTCAAACTACTTGGCCGTGCTCCCCGAGTTCGTAAATGGGGACGGCGAGATCTCGGCCGTCGAAGTGGGGCAGGGGAGCTCGTGGACGCCCATGCAGAATTCGTGGGGCGCCCTTTGGAAGCTGAACGCGCCAGTGCCTGGTCCAGCTTCGATCCGGCTGACCTCCGCCGTGTCGAGCAAGACCATCGTTGCCACCAACGTCATCCCCGCGGGTTGGAGACCAGGGGCCACGTACGACTCGAACGTCAACTTCTAA